A window of the Lolium perenne isolate Kyuss_39 chromosome 7, Kyuss_2.0, whole genome shotgun sequence genome harbors these coding sequences:
- the LOC127315466 gene encoding putative cysteine proteinase inhibitor 7: protein MRTALLLVAITTLIYAAAVPTTANPDDWSKIKNITDPYMQGLSKWLVMEHTKMGGNDGLKFQKVLSGEYQIRNGVSYRLVIIAMRPGGSHGTYKGWLLEEVPSNQNTWKLVNFSPLD, encoded by the coding sequence ATGAGAACCGCACTCCTCCTCGTCGCCATTACCACTCTCATCTATGCTGCTGCAGTGCCCACCACGGCAAACCCCGATGATTGGTCCAAGATTAAGAACATCACCGACCCATACATGCAGGGGCTCAGCAAGTGGCTGGTGATGGAGCACACCAAAATGGGGGGCAAtgatgggctcaagtttcagaagGTGCTAAGCGGCGAATATCAAATTAGGAATGGTGTAAGTTATCGGCTTGTCATCATTGCCATGAGACCAGGTGGCTCACATGGCACATAcaaaggatggttactagaggAAGTCCCGAGTAACCAGAACACATGGAAGCTCGTAAATTTCAGCCCTTTAGACTAG